The Sciurus carolinensis chromosome 5, mSciCar1.2, whole genome shotgun sequence genome segment TATATGGGTTGATTCATTTCCTCCATTAACAGTGCTTAAGCACCTATCTTATTACAGGGGCTATCTGGGGGAGGCATGGTGTTTGGGAGCAGAGAGACACTCATAAGAATACCTCACTCAAATGCCATATTCCAAATATCTGGTGAAGACACAGCCAGCCCTGAGCTCCAGAGGACAGGAGGGGACCAAGAGATGAGGAAGATTGCTGGCATTCTGCTGTTTCCTCCTCTGGGTAGCAAGTTACATGATCTTGTATACTGCTCACCACAGCTCTGAAAGGTAGTTacagaaactgaggctctggaGGTTAAGTAACTGGACTAGGGTCCCAAGGAATCAGTGAGTGGCATGCTGGGAAATGTCAAACAGAGGCTTGGAGTGTGGTGAGCCCTGATTTGTGGCATTTGCTGATTTCTATAGTGTCAATACTCCCAGCATGGCAGATTTCAAGCTACCAACATGCTGTCtcagaagggggctggggagggatgCTTACAACTGGGGTGAACTGGCTCCGGTTCGGTTCTGCTGTTTACAGTTGCCATTCACACAAAACTGCTGAGGAGCGTCCTCTGTGGCAGTGCAGGGGAGAGGGGACGTTGCTTTTCCTGCCCTCCTGCTGCCTCATTTCATGAGCATCTACATTGTGCTTGATGCAGGATGAGGGGAGATAATTAAGTAGGATGAGACCTCTGCCTTCAGGGTAGACTCAACAGTTCCCTTAGAGAAAATGTCCTTGCTTGGCTTATTTTATCCAGGGATCTGAGGCCTGGTCACATCCAGTTGCCACTAGCCCTACCATGAGGCTTCAGGATAGAGTTGTCTGCACTCAGGACCAAGGTTGCTAATAGGGCACAAGTGGCCACTAAAGTAGGCAGCATCATGTGGACAGGAAGGGAACTGTGGTGGCTGGAGCTGCTGCCTATCTGTCCATCATACACCTTCCCCACAGTCTGGCCCAGAATCAGGAGGGTCATGGTCATTGCACCTTTCCTGAGGGGAGGCTGAGACCTTCTATACCCACAGTTACTGTGGACTCAACCAATCCATGTCAGCCACCATCCTCTCCATTTCCTGAAGAGTTCTGGCACATTATGCCATCAGATCCCTCATAAACTTGAACTTGCTGCTTCAGCAGACCCAGAGTGGACAGATGTGCAGCCTTCAGGGCTGACGGAAGGCAGCAGCTGGAACTCAGTGCTAAGATGCTGCATATCGGGCACATCagggctgctgctgaggctggctgtgggAGCTGCCAAGTGGGAGCTCAGAGTCAGCTACGGTGTCACAGCTAAGCGGGGGGGGCGAAGGGACACCACAGGAGCCTCACCATCCCCTCAGCAGGTCTGAGATGCTTCTAAAGCTCTGCTTGAAGGGCAATGACAAGAAGCACCAGGAACTGAATGCCCAGTAGTGCATCAGCTGCCCTGGTGACAGACTGAGGAGGTGTCAGGAGATGCCTGGGCCTCTGGCCATGCAAGAGAGAGATGTGGGCTCTTACCCCTCTCAGCAAAAGAAGCCTACTTTGTTTTCCAGTTCAGCACAGAGAGGGAGGGGCATCATCCCTGGGCAGCTCAGCAGTGGGACAGGTGGGCTAGGGCTGGACCTCTCTCCTGGCCAGGGTCTGGCTACGGTAGCCTTGCAGGGGGACAGGTGACACAAAGTTGTGAAGGTGCAGGCATCCCTTCCCtgaaagcctttcttcctcagtCTGTCTTTGACACACACAGGggggaaggcagaggaagggggagggagagccACAGGGAGGCGATCACCCTGCACAGGAGCCTTCAGGGCTCATTCCCTCCAAGTGTGTCAGTGTCAGCgactgagagagagagtgtgtgtgtgtgcgtgtgtatcaGTGGGGATTTCCATGACAGAAGCAGGCAGATTctagagagagaagggggaggggagagaacaagaggggaggagaaaattgggggtgggagagacAGACGGAgagacagcagagagagaaagagggagagggagcggAGGAGGGGGTGGAAGGGAGAGCAGAAAGGGAGAGCAGGAGAGAACCAGCGAGCGAgcggagagggaggcagagagagcgaGAGCAGAGGGTGTGCAGAGCGACGAGACAGAGCTTAGAGGGACGGAGTGAGGGCAGGAGCGagcagaggcagagaggcagagctgggagcgCAGGCGCCGGACCTCAAGGATCCCAGGGCACCAAAGGCTCCGGGTGCAGCAACGCAGCGCGCGCTTGGCGGAGGCGGTGCGGGGTCCAGGGGTGAGCTGCGCGCCCAGCCGCCTGGCCCGGAGGTGGCGCGGGCTCCGGGGTGGCTGCGCGCCCAGGTGCTCTGCCAGAGGGTGGCGCGGGCTCCGGGGTGGCTGCGCGCCCAGGTGCCTGCCCAGGGGGCGGCGCAGGGCTCTGGGGCGGCCGCGCTTCCTCCAGGGAGCCATGGCGGCGGGGGCTGGGGGtcgcggggcggcggcggcgccgaGGGGCTGAGGCGGCCGCGGGCTGCGCCATGGCGGCGCGGGGTTGTGGGCCCTGAGCGCGGGCGGCGGGCGCGCACCATGAACTCGTGGGACGCGGGCCTGGCGGGGCTGCTGGTGGGCACGATGGGCGTCTCGCTGCTGTCCAACGCGCTGGTGCTGCTCTGCCTCCTGCACAGCGCCGACATCCGCCGCCAGGCGCCGGCGCTCTTCACCCTCAACCTCACGTGCGGCAACCTGCTGTGCACCGTGCTCAACATGCCGCTCACGCTGGCCGGCGTCGTGGCACAGCGGCAGCCGGCCGGCGACCGCCTGTGCCGCCTGGCCGCCTTCCTCGACACTTTCCTGGCCGCCAACTCCATGCTCAGCATGGCCGCGCTCAGCATCGACCGCTGGGTGGCCGTGGTCTTCCCGCTGAGCTACCGCGCCAAGATGCGCCTCCGCGACGCCGCGCTCATGGTGGCCTACACGTGGCTGCACGCGCTCACCTTCCCTGCGGCCGCGCTCGCCCTGTCCTGGCTCGGCTTCCACCAGCTGTACGCGTCCTGCACGCTCTGCAGCCGGCGGCCCGACGAGCGCCTGCGCTTCGCCGTCTTCACAGGCGCCTTCCACGCGCTCAGCTTCCTGCTGTCCTTCGTCGTGCTCTGCTTCACGTACCTCAAGGTGCTCAAGGTGGCCCGCTTCCACTGCAAGCGCATCGACGTGATCACCATGCAGACGCTGGTGCTGCTGGTGGACATCCATCCCAGGTGAGGCACCCAAGCCGGCGCTCTGGGAACTGGGCGGGAAGTCGGTGGGGGTCCGGGTGTCCAGTGTGGACTGTGGGGGACCCCTCTTCCACCCAGCTCCGTTTCCTCCTGGGAAAACCTGGGTAGGGAGGGGGCCATCCTCTGGACCGTAGCAGGTGCCTAAACTCAACAGAACAGGGCCACTGAATATGCTTGAGGACCGATACATCGCTTTCTGAAGCATTGGGTAGACATCAGTCAGAACTAACGTGGGCTTTCTTGTGCTCATTGtctttgtagttttcagtttAAATGACACGGAAATGCAGTGGGCTTTGTCACTGTTTCAGGTTTGAATTGGACCCTGAGAGGGTGGCCAGAGGCTTAGGAAGCCCTTGACAACCCTTCAAACTGAGCAGGGCTGCTCCTCTGGGTCTTTCCTCTCTCTAGTGCCTGGCGCTGCCTGTCTCCTGACcctgagtgtgtgcatgtgtgtgtgtccttgcCAGAGGGAACCAGGCTGCACCTTCCCCTGTTGCTGGCTCTGAGGGGATGGAGTCTCCATCACTCCCCAGAGAGTGCTGTCCAGTGTCACCTGGACTTGGAGCCTGGAGGCTTTTGAGACAAGCTGCCCAGCCAGTCCCTTCCTCCCCCTGCTGCTGTTTCtcaggaaggcagagggaggcagcaagTGCGGGTACTGCTAGGAACCCCTGCCATCCCAGGAGCCCCTCAGGGCGAGAAAGGAAGTGTACACTGCTGTCCCCAGCTCACCTCAGCCTTCCTCTCGGGATTAGGAAAGCAAAGAGGGAGAGTGCTGATTGTCGCTGTGCATCAGCTGTCTACGTCCGTGGGAAGCAGGCTTCCCCTCTGTTGCCCGAGACCCTGGAGGAGGGCTCTGGCTTCCTGACCGGAGCAGGAGGGGAGGCAGGCAGAGCCCTGGCGAGGGAAGCGAGGGCCCTCCTGGTGTGAGCAGAGCCCTAGAACCCAGGGAGCCTTGGGGAAGGGCAGGAAGCTCAGTCCCTAGGATGTGCATGTTCCTGTCCAGGGCCAGGGGCAGACTAGAGGTGTCAGTCTGAACGAGGGCTCCTTGCTAAGCTTTTCTGCCATGAGCAATAATGACAGTCCTTGAACTTCACCATGCCTGCACATGAAAGGTCATGGATGTTTGTGTCCAAGTTGCCCCTAAGAACAGCTGTGCTGATTACATGCTAGAACCATCTCCTCACCACAGGACGTGCCCCACAGCATCACATGAAAATGTGCATGCAGCAGCTCACTGCCTGTGCCCGGTTCAGAGTGTTGACGGAACACTCTGCAGCCACACTCGCTGCAGACCTGTCCCCTTCCCGTCCCCTTCACTTTAGCAGGTGCATTCCTGGGCTCAGGCCAGGGCTGCTCTTGGAAGATGCAAGGAAGTGTTGTTTAACTCTGGGACTTGAACAAGTCCTAGGAGGACTCTCTCACCAGGAGTCTCATGCCAGGGAGAAGTGGAGTTGGGAAAAGAATCGGTTCTTGTGTAGACTACTTCCTGTTCAACTGCCAGAAGAGTCTGGGTAGTGACTCCCTTTCAGCCCATTTAGGGGACAAGAGCCAGcaccaaatctctctctctctctctcttacttcaGGCTAGACACTGTGGGAGAGTTCCTGGGGAGATCTCAGGAGAGGGCACTCCTCTCCCTACTCCCCTCTGGGGGGGACCCTGAGGAGCTCCTGCAACTACTACCCCAGGTTCTCCAAGACCCATAAGCAGAGACAGCATTATTGGAGAGGAAGGGTTTCTGGGCAGCTCTCAGGCTCCGCCCAGCTCCCAGAggccctgcccagctcccacagccctgcccccaactcccagaggccctgcccagctcccacaGCCCTGCCCCTAACTCCCAGAGGCCCTGCCCAGCTCCTACAGCCCCACCCCTAACTCCCAGAGACCCCACTCACATATAGGGTCAGGACCCCCCCAACTCCCATTGCACTAGCTCCATGGAGACTGTGGAATATGGGCCACTCAGTGGTCACTGACTTGTCCCTCCCTGAGGGCTGGTGCCCACCTAGAAAGAGGGTGGGGAATAGGCTCCACAGAAGGGACAGACATGCTCAGGGGACTCCCTGACAGCTAGTCTCCCGGCATCTGTCTTGGCAGCTCCAAACTCTTCCTTCACACAGGTGAGAGACTGCAGAGCTAGCTCTGGGGGCTGTCTCTGCATCCCAAGACTTGGGCACTGGGGCCTCCTCACCCAGTTTGGTGCCAAGAGCCTGTGTGACCATGGGGTGCCAGTCCTGGGCTTTCAGAAGCCAGACCTCTTTCTCTGAGCAGCCAGGGTAGCAGGTGGAGTCTTGCTCCCTGGAAGCTTTTCTTAGCCACAACCCTGACCGCCTCCTGGGACCCATTTCAGGGTCCCTGAGGCCCAGTGTGGCATTGGTCAGGAGGCCCTGGTGGTGTCAGCTCTTCCTGTGGGATATTAATGTGATGAGCAGCAAGCTGTGCCCTTTTCTTCAACCACCCCAAAGAGCAGGGACCCTCTCTTCTTTAAACAGGCCCTGAGCAGCGTCTGTCACTCCCGCCTGTCTGTGGCGtttccccagtgacctccttTTTGAGGcaggtgggagtggtgggggccTCCACCCGCTCAGTGCCCTGTGTGCAGTTCTCTCCAATAACCACTCCTGACCAGCTGTCGCCAGCCCTCCCCAGTGCTGCATGGCAGCACCTGAAGGCAGGTGCCCCGCTCTTTCCAGTCCAGTGCAGGGCCAGGATCCCTGGTTTGGGCGAGTGATTTCTGAGAAGCATGGTGTTGAAGAGGACTCAACCCTGCAGCAGCTGGGCTCCCCACTAGGAATTCCAAAGGTCTGCAGGGCCTTTCCCCTCTCTGTCCTATAAACCATGCCCACAGAGGCTGACTGACTACTGGTGCCAGAGGGTGTCAGAGTGGTGGCATCAAAGTCAGAACCTCACCATGCCCCtgactttacagatgaggaaactgagaggcCCAGGAAGTGAGGCACTGGCCTGATGTAGCAGATCCAGAAAGTGGCCAGAGTCCAGAACCATCCCCTGGTCTATGGGGCAGTTATGCAATTGGCTTACCAACACTGTGTCCAGATGCGCAGACGCTCTAAGTCAAGCTCACTATGGCAAATGGAACATGCTCTCTTCTGC includes the following:
- the Gpr26 gene encoding G-protein coupled receptor 26, yielding MNSWDAGLAGLLVGTMGVSLLSNALVLLCLLHSADIRRQAPALFTLNLTCGNLLCTVLNMPLTLAGVVAQRQPAGDRLCRLAAFLDTFLAANSMLSMAALSIDRWVAVVFPLSYRAKMRLRDAALMVAYTWLHALTFPAAALALSWLGFHQLYASCTLCSRRPDERLRFAVFTGAFHALSFLLSFVVLCFTYLKVLKVARFHCKRIDVITMQTLVLLVDIHPSVRERCLEEQKRRRQRATKKISTFIGTFLVCFAPYVITRLVEIFSTAPIGPHWGVLSKCLAYGKAASDPFVYSLLRHQYRKSCREILNRILNRRSIRSSGLTGDSHSQNILPVSE